ACCATTACCAATGCAATGCACAGTCACTCAACTTACTGGGTTAGTGGTTCAGGCCAAAGGCTGAAAAGTGTCAAGCCACTGGCCTTGTAGCATTGATATAGGTATTACCTTACATCATGGGTTGTCAGGCCAGCAATCTCTCATTTGTTTAGGGGCCTATGGTATCAACAATCATCCTTACAACATCACAAACCATTATCAAATATACATTCAACATATACAACACTGTGAATCTTAAAGTTGTGTTCAACATTAACTCATTTGAACATTCTGCACATAGTGCTATggcaaatttcactttcaaaaatgATCTTGAATTACATTTGTGATATAATTACTGGCACATGATCACAATTTTCTACACGGACTTATTAAATTGCAAATCTCATGCGCAaatagtcatgtttggaatatCTTTTCGTCAAACTTGTTGATCAACTGACTTTTCAAAATTCTTAGGTGTAAACTATCATATTTGATGGGAAGAAACTCCAACGTATTGTAGACTGTGAATAAAGTACATTGCAAACTTAATGATAAAAACACTCACAGAAAAGATAACAAGTAAGCTGATTTTTACAACTCATACATGTACTTTGGCACATTATTTTACTATGGAACCTTGCATTCCTCCATCGTGTTTACTTTAGAATATCCGTCAATATATTAATCTCATTTTAAGAGGGTATCTACCTTGAGGACAAGGTTTTGTAAaccaaaataaattgatttaTAAGTTCAGTTTATTTTAGTCCTAAACAGAAACACTGTAAAGATCTCTGTTCTCCGGTGTTGTATTTCATGCCATCATGGTTTGTGATGGTGTTTGTCTTATTGCTTGTTTTTGTCCTTGTGCTTATTTAGCTTTAGGTTCAAAGTTGGCAGAAAAAAGTGGTAATTGTGTGCAAAATATTGTTAATTGACAGAAAAACCACTGCAGTTAGAATTCCAAGTCAACAAAACCAGTAGTCAAATATGCTTAAAGCAATTTCAGCGTTCGTAGAGTCATTCATTCACTCTACTCAGAATAGCAACTCTTTCACTGTTCAAGGCCACACTGTTCCATTGTCAAACATGATTCCTGTTTCATGCACTTGTAAACGCTTTCCACCAACCAAGCATTTAGAATTCCTGTGCAAAAAATGTACTGAGGAAAAGAACCACTGCTGGTTTATCTTTCACGGTTACACTTACAGTAGCCTGCTCCACCCACTTGAATTCTCATCCCAGATTCCAGAAATTACTCCACGCATTTCATGAAGTATTTGAGCGTTATGTTTAATTGAATTCATAAACATGCCAGCGATACAATTTGCAGccagtttgaaatatttcacacaTCAGGATGTATTAATCATGTCTATTTCAGAAAACACTTGTATGATGTAATTTTACATGACCTTGTCGGTTTCTTTCTTCTTGTTATAAATtccatgaaatatttcatgAGCCGTATTTCAACAAGCACTACCATAGTGCTtgagagcaaaaaaaatatttgaaaaatctagTTTTTCAAGAGCAATCGTGAAATCAGAGAACTCACTTTGTGAAAGAGAACAGTGTTAGCCTTTTCAAACTACCCTCAATCCTCCCCCCACCCCCAACCCAATATACCCTCCCCATTTCACAAAAGAAAGTGGCTAGCTAGGGCAACACAAGAGTTATGCCTAAAAGTCTACTTGTGACAGGATGAAAATAGTATTTGTTTGTGTGAGAAAAAGGAGAGCACAGCTAGAACATCGTAGCGGGTGGTGGGCTTTATAATCTGACATGTTATTGTTGGCTATGTATGTGTGAATCCATGGATGAACTGTAAAAGAAACAATACGGCTTAAAACAAGAGTGGCAGCAACAAAGGGGTTTAAAAATATCCCATTGTTGAGAAGTGTCTGTAATTGCTTCTGTCTCTTTCAGAATGGCAACACTGCACTCCATGAAGCAGCATGGAATGGTTACAGCAAATCAGTTGAAGTCCTTGTCGGATATGGAAGAGCCAATGTACACGCAGCAAACAGAGTGAGTTCAAAACAGACTCTCTTGTTTTTAGATGATTGCACACACATACTTCTGTCGTAGAAGGCAGACTACCCCCAGGACTTTAATTACTAGGCCCTCTGATATTTTTATCTGAaagatgaaatatttgttttgaaataatcttttTAGGAAACTCACCCGGCTAAAAATAAAGTGTTTCTGAGATTTGTTGCACAAGACAAGGAAAGCACTAAGATatgtttgtgaaatttcagcggtGTATTCTGTCATTTTTATAGATATATTCTTTGCAAGGATACTGTATAATTTTGCAATTTCTTGCCACATGAAGAATTTCAGAAACTTATAAATGACAATTTCTGCCATATGAAGACTTCTCTATGCAATATATTTGCCTGTATCATATTTCAAGTGACTCATCTATCTGTTTTAAATCATTTCTTGTCTCTAACAGAGCGGGATGCGACCATTGCATATGGCAGTACAGAATGGCCACAATGAATCTGCTAGAGTTCTACTGAGAAATGGTACGCATCCAGACACAAGGAATAATGTAAGTATATCTGTCCTCTTTcaattatcacagttttaatgaGATGGAAATACCTATCTATAAACCACATACTTCTTGCTTCAAGGCATGTGATGTCTGGTTTATATCCCAACATCAGGGCAGCACTCATGGTCTTTACAACTGTGAagtcaatcaaattttaacatttggtATTTTTAGAACATTCATCTATGGGCCACATAGGGCTGGAAACAGCACAAACatttacattatatttcacGAATAGAGAACTGAAAATTgatgtttgttattttgatgTTGTCAAAAGCCGAGTGATGCAAAAGCCATGCAGCTCAGAGCCTGTTATACAGgatttccaacatattacattcaGGTTGAGAAGTGATGCACctttctttaatatttaatgTTTGCTGTTTTCTTCTTCTTTGCCCAGCATGGCGAGACACCTCTTCACATAGGGGCCACACATGGTCACGTAACATGCTGCAGAATCCTGATCAGTGCTAAATGTGACATCAACGCTGTCAATAAGGTAAGGTTGGAGGTCATAGTTCATGGGTCAGTTCAAACTATTGCTATAGGCCTATAGGAAAAGACAGAATCACATCATGCAATAAAAGAGTACTTTTATGACACTGCAGAGtacaatgacaattttttttcaacatttttcattgCAATTGCAGGATGGTAACACACCACTACATGTTGCTGCCAGTCTAGGAAAACGGAAAATCACAAAAATCTTGGTAGAAGCAGGCTGtgatgtcaacatcaaaaacaatgtAGGTATTTCCACTCTGCAGTAATCTTTTTATAGTGCCGTGACCACCTTAACACCTAAAACTGACGATAGCACGTGAAAGAAAACTGTATGGCATTTGTTATCAATGTGATCAACATTCAATGGATATTTTTAGTATAATCTACATGTTTTACGTACTCCTTAACAtacttcacaattttttttcattctctAGAAAACTTCAGATGTGTCCACCATTTGCTAAGGGCTTTAAGATGCCATGAGGATATTATGTCAGGATGTAACATTCTTGAAATTTAGAACAGCAGAGTAAGATCATTGTATTGAGAAGTAACAGtaaaattgttaaattttaagTTGAAAAATTTACAGGTGCCCTTTTATGTGACAATGACACATGATCAAGAAGCAGTATCGAAAACCATGTTTTTGCAAGAatctgtattgaatttctggtatttgataatgttttgtgtatttgtgCAAAAACAGAAAGGACAGACTGCAATTGATGTGGCCAGGGACCATGAATATCCTGAGGTTATAATAATCATGACAAGTACACCAAAGGTAAGACAGCAAGCAAAGGTGTCCGAATTCAGAGTCCTCATGATGTGTGATAATGCCAGCTGCAAGTCAACACACAACAGAAAACTGCTGTTTATAACACATTTTACTGCAATATCTTTCCCTGCTATCTTGCGACAATCCTGCAAGCAGATTTCCTTTGGAACAAAAGTCATATATTTGgatgaaatatttattataCAGACATTATTACTCCACTTTGATTCAGATATGCTATTGTACATGGTTTTAGGTTTTCAGGTAATACACAGACAcgagaaaaaatatatatgacAAAATAAGTTTCTGTGGTCAAATGCTATCTCAATGAGGCACGAAATGATATCTGCATACTGTATACCGTATTAAAGCTTGCTATGAAATTTCAGTCTTCCTACTATATAAGTTAATTGAAAGAGTATATATCTCTTCTTTTCTTAATGTTATGCTGATAATTTTAATAACAAATAACAACACCGTTCCTATCTAGGCTCAAACATCTCGATCTAGACGGCATCATCGAAACCACCCGACTGAATATCAGGTATGACTTGCTCTCACGCACACATGTGCACCCTCAGAGCCCGCATGTGTACCCATGCACCCTTCTCAACTCACAAACGGGCACAGTCCGTCGGTAATAACGGCTGACTGTTTCCACCTTCTGCCATCTAACGCCCTGGCGGGGGTCAGTTTTCGCGCAAATAGCCTGTTACTGCCGCGTATGCTCCCAGCATGCCTTGCTATAACCACGACTAAACACTCTCATACCATCAAATGGACGTAATAAATGCGAGCAACTGAATTGGCGAAATTGTACTAATTAGGTATTTGCCCATGACGGGTACTCCTAGGCATGGCTCTATGTGATTGGTAATGAAAGTGACCTGAAATAGGGTCAGTGTTTACTAATTATTGGGTCAAAATTACAGTGGCCCAAATATAAAGGGATGTCATAATCATAACTAGTGCAAGATACCGGGCAgattagtattaatttatgcaaattatattaatgagcattgttgttgtatttaaatttatgctaatgattcttTATCAATGTGGGATATTCATCTTTCCAGAATTGTGCATTATAGAATCATAAGGGAAGGCACACTGAAAGATGTGATGTGTCAACACCAGGCCTCCAACTATTCTATCTTTGAtgtcattgttttcttccaaaCAGACTGCAaatgttgtgaaaatatttcctttttcAGTTCTGACAACAATCAGAAAACCACATGACTATAGATAACCCGAAGGGGATAGCTGGTTCTTTCCCTTTTGCCCCTACTGCTAAACTGTTGTATaattcattgttttcattgGGTTGATAAGATCTACCAATTTGTACAGCAGTGAAGAGGAGTGGGGGTCGGGGGGGGGACATAATGTTTGTATGTCTCATTACCTCTATAACTCAGAACTTAGCGGCGTAATACtctctttcaagttttcatcatatttggaTATAAAACCTTGATTCAAAATGTACAAGTATAACCATCCCAGTTTATACTGTTTGGTTTGAGCCAATCACTGTTAGTGAAAGGATGATACCAGCCATACTCCTGGCTAAGGTGGTAAGTGCAGTAGTGCTGTCAAGGCAGGGGACAATCATAATTACTAACAGGGAAATGGGTTGATCACACTCTATCCTTGGACACGGAGAGAGTAACAGGCAGGAATGCATGGAGACACTGACAGGTACTGGTGTAGGGTGTGCTAGATACATACGGCTCATGTCATTTCGCAGAATTACTAAATCATCAGGGAATGGGTGAAATCTAATTTACCATCACAGTAACTAACATGTAAGAAGTTCCATGTGTATGTGACAATGTGTTACTCAACATAATTCATATACTATTGGGTTTAGAAGACACGcagtacatttatgtacacgATAGCCATGCAGATGAAATAAGAATTCTGATCAAACTCATATTATCATGAGACAGGATAACGTATAGGTATACTAAAATAAATCTGTCATAAGTGGTGTCAGGAAGAAGTCAATATAAAATGTATATCAGTACAGTACAGGTACGTACGTAACCACGGTATAGAAAAGATGTCATATGAATTTAAGATTGAGATCCATCATACTTCGTACCACAGACCCCAGTAATGGGACGAAGAGAGCAACGAGCCAGAGCAGCTGAGCAAGGCATGATGGGAGCACAGGCAGCGTCAGCCAATCCAACCTCGGTAAACCCTTATCCAAACTATCAATATCCTCCGCCAGGGCACCATGGTGACATGGCTGCGCCAAAACATAAATCTCCCACATGTCATCGCCGCGGCAATCGTCGTCACCTCATCAGGTATGCCGGCAATGCATCATGGGAGGTGGCCTTAATTTGGTCCCGTATGTCACAAGGTTAAGGCAAATTCCCATGATGCACTGCCTGTGCAGTGATGAAGTATAGTGTTAATATCTGGAACGTAATCGTAATTTTGCTTGAATAGAAAGGCAGTTAGGATTGTATCCATTTGTGTGTGCAGGGACAGTACATGTGTACATGCATACCTATGGGATACATACACACTTACACATAAATATATAcctagacagacatacagacatgcatgcagagtacatacatacatacatacttacatacatacatacatacatacttacatacacatgcatacatacacacacgcacacacacacacacacacactgaacacacacaaatatacatacacatatacctacctacctacatacatccatccatacatacatacaatacatacttacatacataccggtacatagcTACCTATAGGTTTACATATACAGATAAAGTGTGAAAGTGTAATTCAGtgtaaattttaatgattttgttttcacaaCTGTTTTGTAAGATAACTGCTGCCAACAGTTTGATAACCATAATTCTAAGTTAATCATTATAACCCATAAATGTGGTAAGTTTCAAAGATTATTCATAGTGGGTGGTTATGGCATCATCCATGCATAACAAGTGATTTTAGTGGAGATGCCCACGGTCAAAGGTGTAACATAAAGGTGAATAAATTGTTGCCAAATAGCAAGTTTGCTGTCTTATAAGGAACACTGTATTAAGGAATACTTGatatcaatttcttttttcttgcCTTTTGTACAGAGAGGACATGGTCCTGGTGCATTTTCAGCCACTGATGGCCCGAGGTCAGGATTTGGACCTCCATGGCAACAGCAGAGTGGGATGTCATGGCAACAGCAGGCCTGGAACCAGTGGTCATGGCAACGGCAACAAGAGCAGCAGTACCAGAACTTGCAAGGCCAGCGGCAGACTCCGCTGGAACGGGCCATGGACCTGGAAAGACAGACCCACCAGAACGTACAGCTTGGCAGAATCACCGGAAATCCACACCAACATTCCGAGTATTACCGAGACGCATTTGGAAGTGTCCATGAGGTGAGAAAACCATGAAATGCTTACAATAGCGGTACCTCTTTAAAATTCTGAAAGTGAAATGTTCCTACAAAGGTTATGCTTATTGAAGTACAATATGGAAACAACTGAATAGCTCTATAAAAATTAATGTAGTGCCTATTGATTTTGCTGTACTGCCTGAACACAATATCTGGGAAGATTATTATACTTTCCCATGGAGCACTGTCAAGAATTATACAGGTGTTCTCAATTGATACACTGTATTAGCAGTATGTTTTATTGTTAGTTCACAGTGTAGACAGACACATAACATTAATGTGTAATGATACAATAATTACGGCAACTTATTGTGTCTGTGTTAGTTGGTTTCATGTCTGGCAATTGACTTGCAATCAAATGAGACTGCAAAGGGTAGAATAGCCACAACAGTTAGCTGCTAAAACATTAAACCAATTGAGTGTCCCACCTTGCATGTAGCCTGGAGcttgtacaaatattttgaaaccaattttgttcagcTGTGAGGTCCGCTTAAAGACCTGATAAAAAGCAATGAAAATTTAGTCACATTCAATAAACACAGTTACACCAtgtttttgttatatagtgatattTAAATGCTTTAAGTTTACTTCATAAACTGCTTCTTTACAcaaggaaaatattttgaaaaaatgtgcaAACCTATTTTGAAGTTCGTCACTTACTATTTaaacaataaagcacacccagcgatggtataccagtagattttgaccagttaacgacatatatgcacgagcgatagcgagtgcatatatgaagtgaactggtcaaaatctactggtataccatcgctgggtgtgctttattgctattatatcataacagtatattgaaattttggcatggaacgtcaaaaacggattttttgCTCCAACTGAGAGCTCATAtcaccaatataccacggttcttttcgcgtctcgaccaatcagatagctgtctttgcgccatcaatatactggtatgatataattgataatatttgaaaagtatttgtgagaatattttttttattgctgtTTAATTGTGACATTGTCATAATGACTGTATATGAAAGGTATTATGACGGTTAACTCTGGGAATTTTATAACACATGGACATTCCCTCCCATCAGCTGGACCTAGGGTTAGAGATAGGGTTTAGCCTAGTGTTGGATAAGTAAATGTGCAGGGCTTAATTGTCCCAGAACTATGAAGTAGCCCACTTGATGCGGTTTAGCGGTTCCACTTGTCCCGTAGAATTTAATTCCAACTTGAGACATGTCACCGTAGCCGTGACAACGATCTATGTCACTGATAAGACATTCCAGCGCAGCACAGTGCAATGAGAGTACTTGACTGCACAATACTAGAGGGCGCTAATCAAGTTCATAACTTAATTTTATAGCTTGGGAAACAAGTCTTCAATATTGCTGAACTTCAGTTATAAAATCTTGATAGAACCTGTTGTGCAAAGAATTAATGATAAAGTTGACATTTTCAGTGGCCCCAGAAGCTGAATATTACTAGGGAGCCCCACAACATGTGTGGTCATGTCACCAGACTCTAGgtaatatcagtgataatataGGATAAATATCATATCAGCACAATTAAAATCAGGTAAACAATTAAGGTAAACAATCAAGAAATGATAATATATTAGCATCGTTTGTGTCGAAAATAACATGAAATATCACGATTGGTCATGTTCAAGGTCTGAAGCACAGATTTGTCCAAACTTGAACTTTTGTAGATTGATACCAGGCTGTTAAGGTGTCTACGATTTGCTAATCCCTACTTACTGTCCCATAACAACTGGAAAATTTGACTTCTGACCCGGCAGAAGGAAGATAAATTATGACCTTTGTCAGTGTGTTTGTACAAGGTCAATGGTACTAACTAAAACCCTATTGACTTTGTTTGCAACCCTGACTGTTTTGAGTGTTTGGGTCAGTAGTCCTCTCAACTTTCTCTTTATGTTTCTCAATTTTTGTGTTCTCGTAGCTTAGTTtatatgaaaaaagtaaacCATTCTAAGCTTTGATGAGCTGTTTATCTAATGAGGCTTTTGATCTGTCAAAACAAATGGCTTTCAGTATTAATCccattgtaaaaatttgtctGTAAGTTTCCCTTGTCAAAATCATGTTAAATACTACATGGTGAAGATTTCACTCACAAATcagatttcaaaaatgtcaTATGAAACACATTCTAGAAActggagaaaaataatattgGTTATTTATAGTATTGGCTATTTTGAGTTTTCAGCGCCAAAGTACACTGCTACTGTATGTCTTCATAAAAGGAACATTAACATTAGGTGTCTGTAAGACAAATATTCCTGGTTCTCTGAAAGGTAAACAAATGAGGACAAAATGATAATTGCCGTGACACATCATCCAATTAACTAACAATTATTCCCCTGAAAGAAATTCTTGTCAAGTTTTACATTCAAAGTTCTCAGTGTTTTAAAGCAATGCGTAAGAACAGCACCACACTCTAAAATTTCCCCTTAATGATTACAAATCAGATGATATCAATCAGAATCAAATGTAAAATGATTGTgatcaaatttttatgaatacaATTTTAGTTTTCCCGTATTTCACAATAGTCAAAGCTACCTTTGCCTTTATTTGTCATTGAATGTACATACCCGTGTACAAAGTAAACAAGCAAATCTTGCGTTTGCTATGTTAATCCTTATCACACATTTCCTCCCAGTGCAGGGCTGTTCTGTCATTCTATTTGAGCGGCAAGTtacatttttcttttctgtattctgataattaaaacacatcCTGCTGAGTGAACATGCCAGAGACTgcattaaggtggttggaaaggctagagcgtcagttataaatttcaacaaaactattaaaatataaaagtagtcaacattctctgtggaataaaaaaaactagacatttgggcacaaaggcattgcagagttatagcctgttaaaacttctgaaaaactgaccaaataagaagaagttggggagtccttagtgtattaactatggtagaggtcccctagcttttaataaaatgtttgaaaagggaaagtcattatttgctgtttttcaggaaagtttgacaaggcggtgctggcattcagagtgagtgactgctattgtaaatgcatttttagattctttgagtgtcaaagaggtgtcaaaagtgagattaaccaaaaaaaactgctctatgacttcaaaagaggggtgcaaatatggcttaatttcaacatttttgacagaataacagttttcctacataattgtataccaatataatccaaatttaaaatgagatatggacatggaacttttacagcctattaacaaggttacagataagatttgtacggcacaattttcctgtatttgaagtactttttgaaaaatcacattttgaaatttgaaagaatttttaataattttttgatatataaaccatgtaaaatcataaaaacaaattttatttacaaatcctccCGTAacaatcttacaataaatagtgtcaacatatttataactattttggtaatattaatactatccaattattattaattcaaatatgtaaaaaaaatatgaaaaattaaattttaatatttactggtgtcatatttcaaaatcatggctgcaaatatgcaatttttatattctttggagaaaatattaactaacggagttatcctgaaaatttgaactaaatatcttgattctaacacttgaaacttgacattaactttgagaaaagaattggtgcaaaaatagcctttccaaccaccttaatccAATTATAC
This genomic window from Ptychodera flava strain L36383 chromosome 10, AS_Pfla_20210202, whole genome shotgun sequence contains:
- the LOC139142549 gene encoding ankyrin repeat domain-containing protein 6-like isoform X3, whose translation is MSTPGGGQLSDKLRLAASKGQTARIKELLESGATFEPDKNSRTAVHYAALNGHATTIKACIQQGCEPDIQDVAGRSPMHLAVTDGHVEAVRALIEEGCPVDRQDQVNGNTALHEAAWNGYSKSVEVLVGYGRANVHAANRSGMRPLHMAVQNGHNESARVLLRNGTHPDTRNNHGETPLHIGATHGHVTCCRILISAKCDINAVNKDGNTPLHVAASLGKRKITKILVEAGCDVNIKNNKGQTAIDVARDHEYPEVIIIMTSTPKTPVMGRREQRARAAEQGMMGAQAASANPTSVNPYPNYQYPPPGHHGDMAAPKHKSPTCHRRGNRRHLIREDMVLVHFQPLMARGQDLDLHGNSRVGCHGNSRPGTSGHGNGNKSSSTRTCKASGRLRWNGPWTWKDRPTRTYSLAESPEIHTNIPSITETHLEVSMRDQSQTATACHTSETGKSVGSHKGEIYV
- the LOC139142549 gene encoding ankyrin repeat domain-containing protein 6-like isoform X8, giving the protein MSTPGGGQLSDKLRLAASKGQTARIKELLESGATFEPDKNSRTAVHYAALNGHATTIKACIQQGCEPDIQDVAGRSPMHLAVTDGHVEAVRALIEEGCPVDRQDQVNGNTALHEAAWNGYSKSVEVLVGYGRANVHAANRSGMRPLHMAVQNGHNESARVLLRNGTHPDTRNNHGETPLHIGATHGHVTCCRILISAKCDINAVNKDGNTPLHVAASLGKRKITKILVEAGCDVNIKNNKGQTAIDVARDHEYPEVIIIMTSTPKAQTSRSRRHHRNHPTEYQRGHGPGAFSATDGPRSGFGPPWQQQSGMSWQQQAWNQWSWQRQQEQQYQNLQGQRQTPLERAMDLERQTHQNVQLGRITGNPHQHSEYYRDAFGSVHERPISNCNCMPYVRDWKISWKPQRRNLCMTLNPQLR
- the LOC139142549 gene encoding ankyrin repeat domain-containing protein 6-like isoform X9, yielding MSTPGGGQLSDKLRLAASKGQTARIKELLESGATFEPDKNSRTAVHYAALNGHATTIKACIQQGCEPDIQDVAGRSPMHLAVTDGHVEAVRALIEEGCPVDRQDQNGNTALHEAAWNGYSKSVEVLVGYGRANVHAANRSGMRPLHMAVQNGHNESARVLLRNGTHPDTRNNHGETPLHIGATHGHVTCCRILISAKCDINAVNKDGNTPLHVAASLGKRKITKILVEAGCDVNIKNNKGQTAIDVARDHEYPEVIIIMTSTPKAQTSRSRRHHRNHPTEYQRGHGPGAFSATDGPRSGFGPPWQQQSGMSWQQQAWNQWSWQRQQEQQYQNLQGQRQTPLERAMDLERQTHQNVQLGRITGNPHQHSEYYRDAFGSVHERPISNCNCMPYVRDWKISWKPQRRNLCMTLNPQLR
- the LOC139142549 gene encoding ankyrin repeat domain-containing protein 6-like isoform X1 — translated: MSTPGGGQLSDKLRLAASKGQTARIKELLESGATFEPDKNSRTAVHYAALNGHATTIKACIQQGCEPDIQDVAGRSPMHLAVTDGHVEAVRALIEEGCPVDRQDQVNGNTALHEAAWNGYSKSVEVLVGYGRANVHAANRSGMRPLHMAVQNGHNESARVLLRNGTHPDTRNNHGETPLHIGATHGHVTCCRILISAKCDINAVNKDGNTPLHVAASLGKRKITKILVEAGCDVNIKNNKGQTAIDVARDHEYPEVIIIMTSTPKAQTSRSRRHHRNHPTEYQTPVMGRREQRARAAEQGMMGAQAASANPTSVNPYPNYQYPPPGHHGDMAAPKHKSPTCHRRGNRRHLIREDMVLVHFQPLMARGQDLDLHGNSRVGCHGNSRPGTSGHGNGNKSSSTRTCKASGRLRWNGPWTWKDRPTRTYSLAESPEIHTNIPSITETHLEVSMRDQSQTATACHTSETGKSVGSHKGEIYV
- the LOC139142549 gene encoding ankyrin repeat domain-containing protein 6-like isoform X6 — encoded protein: MSTPGGGQLSDKLRLAASKGQTARIKELLESGATFEPDKAGRSPMHLAVTDGHVEAVRALIEEGCPVDRQDQNGNTALHEAAWNGYSKSVEVLVGYGRANVHAANRSGMRPLHMAVQNGHNESARVLLRNGTHPDTRNNHGETPLHIGATHGHVTCCRILISAKCDINAVNKDGNTPLHVAASLGKRKITKILVEAGCDVNIKNNKGQTAIDVARDHEYPEVIIIMTSTPKAQTSRSRRHHRNHPTEYQTPVMGRREQRARAAEQGMMGAQAASANPTSVNPYPNYQYPPPGHHGDMAAPKHKSPTCHRRGNRRHLIREDMVLVHFQPLMARGQDLDLHGNSRVGCHGNSRPGTSGHGNGNKSSSTRTCKASGRLRWNGPWTWKDRPTRTYSLAESPEIHTNIPSITETHLEVSMRDQSQTATACHTSETGKSVGSHKGEIYV
- the LOC139142549 gene encoding ankyrin repeat domain-containing protein 6-like isoform X2; amino-acid sequence: MSTPGGGQLSDKLRLAASKGQTARIKELLESGATFEPDKNSRTAVHYAALNGHATTIKACIQQGCEPDIQDVAGRSPMHLAVTDGHVEAVRALIEEGCPVDRQDQNGNTALHEAAWNGYSKSVEVLVGYGRANVHAANRSGMRPLHMAVQNGHNESARVLLRNGTHPDTRNNHGETPLHIGATHGHVTCCRILISAKCDINAVNKDGNTPLHVAASLGKRKITKILVEAGCDVNIKNNKGQTAIDVARDHEYPEVIIIMTSTPKAQTSRSRRHHRNHPTEYQTPVMGRREQRARAAEQGMMGAQAASANPTSVNPYPNYQYPPPGHHGDMAAPKHKSPTCHRRGNRRHLIREDMVLVHFQPLMARGQDLDLHGNSRVGCHGNSRPGTSGHGNGNKSSSTRTCKASGRLRWNGPWTWKDRPTRTYSLAESPEIHTNIPSITETHLEVSMRDQSQTATACHTSETGKSVGSHKGEIYV
- the LOC139142549 gene encoding ankyrin repeat domain-containing protein 6-like isoform X5 produces the protein MSTPGGGQLSDKLRLAASKGQTARIKELLESGATFEPDKAGRSPMHLAVTDGHVEAVRALIEEGCPVDRQDQVNGNTALHEAAWNGYSKSVEVLVGYGRANVHAANRSGMRPLHMAVQNGHNESARVLLRNGTHPDTRNNHGETPLHIGATHGHVTCCRILISAKCDINAVNKDGNTPLHVAASLGKRKITKILVEAGCDVNIKNNKGQTAIDVARDHEYPEVIIIMTSTPKAQTSRSRRHHRNHPTEYQTPVMGRREQRARAAEQGMMGAQAASANPTSVNPYPNYQYPPPGHHGDMAAPKHKSPTCHRRGNRRHLIREDMVLVHFQPLMARGQDLDLHGNSRVGCHGNSRPGTSGHGNGNKSSSTRTCKASGRLRWNGPWTWKDRPTRTYSLAESPEIHTNIPSITETHLEVSMRDQSQTATACHTSETGKSVGSHKGEIYV
- the LOC139142549 gene encoding ankyrin repeat domain-containing protein 6-like isoform X4; this encodes MSTPGGGQLSDKLRLAASKGQTARIKELLESGATFEPDKNSRTAVHYAALNGHATTIKACIQQGCEPDIQDVAGRSPMHLAVTDGHVEAVRALIEEGCPVDRQDQVNGNTALHEAAWNGYSKSVEVLVGYGRANVHAANRSGMRPLHMAVQNGHNESARVLLRNGTHPDTRNNHGETPLHIGATHGHVTCCRILISAKCDINAVNKDGNTPLHVAASLGKRKITKILVEAGCDVNIKNNKGQTAIDVARDHEYPEVIIIMTSTPKAQTSRSRRHHRNHPTEYQTPVMGRREQRARAAEQGMMGAQAASANPTSRGHGPGAFSATDGPRSGFGPPWQQQSGMSWQQQAWNQWSWQRQQEQQYQNLQGQRQTPLERAMDLERQTHQNVQLGRITGNPHQHSEYYRDAFGSVHERPISNCNCMPYVRDWKISWKPQRRNLCMTLNPQLR